A region of the bacterium genome:
TGATTGTAGAAGCTCTGGCTGCAGCAGCTTCAGCCTGATTTATTGTCTCATCAATACATTTTGGACTATGTGCCATACCAGCAACAAAGATGCCTTCAGTAGCAAAGTCAACTGGTCGCAGTTTGACATGCGCTTCAAGGAAAAAGCCTTCACTATTCAAAGGCACCTTTAACAGCTTTGCCAGTTTTTCATTCTCTTTCTCTGGCTCAACCCCATTTGAAAGGACCACAAGGTCTGGTACAATTTCGAGTTTCTCATTAAGAATCGGCTCAAATACAGAAATCATTAGTTTACCATTAGCTCTCCGCAACTCCGGTTTTGACTCATCGTCATATCTAATGAAGACAACACCCGCCTCTCTTGCCTTTCTATAGAAATCTTCTTTCAACCCGTACGTCCTTACATCCCGATATAGGACATAGATACTTGCATCAGGGTTTATCTCCAAAAGCCTTAATGAGTTTTTCACAGCCTGAGAGCAGCAAATTCTGCTACAGTATTGATGGCTATCATCTCTAGAACCAACACACTGAATCATCACTACAGATGATAGATTACAGATTACAGATGACAGATTTTTATCTTGTGTCTTGTTTCTGATTTCTTGCTTCTGATTTTTTGCTTCTTCAAGCAATCCTTCTAACTCTTTCTGTGTGATTACTCGTTTATCTTGACCATATAGATATTCAGTAGGCTGATACTCTTGTGCACCTGTAGCAACAATCACCACACCATGTTTAAATTTTTCCATAGTCCCGTCTTTAAGTATAACTTCAGTCTCATAATTTCCAATATAACCTGAAATTGATTCAATCTTTGCCTCATTGAACACTTTTATCAATCTGTTAGTTTTCACCTTTTCAATAGTTCTTATCAAGAAATTTTGTACATCCCTGCCTTCAATTGTATAATAGGTATGCCTTAAATTGCCACCAAGTTCATTCTCTTTTTCAACCATGAAGACCTCAAACCCTTGCTCAGCCAGCGAGATGCTTGAAATCATTCCCGCAATTCCACCTCCAATGACCAACGCTTTCTGAGTAACATCAATCTCAACCTGTTTTAGCGGTGCAATTAATCGTGCCTTAGCAACTGCCATTCTCACCAAATCTTTTGCCTTTTCAGTTGCTTCTTTTGGCTCTTTCATATGAATCCAACTGCATTGGTCACGAATATTTGCCATCTCAAACAAATAAGGGTTTAATCCCGCTTCCCTAATTGTGTCACGGAAAAGTGGCTCATGTGTCCTCGGTGTACAGGAAGCAACTATGACACGATTTAATTTGTGTTCTTTAATCAGCTCTACAATTCTCTTTTGTGTATCCTGTGAACAAGTATATAGATTATCTTCAGCATATACAACATTTGGTAGTGTTTTTGCATACTCTACTACAGAGGGCACATCTACATAACCGCCGATATTTATTCCACAGTGGCAGATAAATGCACCAATGCGTGGCTCTTGACCCAAGACATCCAACTCTGGTGGATATTCTTTTTTTGTGATTAATGTATTTCTAGCCTCAGTTAGAAGACACATCGCCTTAACTGCGGCAGCTGATGCCTGTGTTACAGTCTCAGGTATATCCTTTGGACCAGCAGATGTGCCACAGACATAGATGCCATCTTGAATTGTATCAACTGGCATAAACTCAGAAGTTCGACAGAACCCGTATTCGTTAAGGGTAACACGTAATCTTTTTGCCAATTGAGCCATACCAGCTTTGGGTAAAAGACCAACTGATAGGACAACCAGAGAAAACTCTTCATTTCTTATTTCACCAGCCTCACTTTCATAATGCACCATTAAATTCTTAGTATTTGAATCTTCATCAATCCTTGAAACACCAGCCCGAATAAATTTCACTCCATACTCATTCTTTGCCCGTTCATAATAGGATTCAAACCCTTTACCAAAAGTCCTGATGTCCATAAAAAATATTGTCGTCTCAAGTCCATTCTTTTCCACAGGATTCTGCGAAGAATGCTCCTTGGCAATGATTGCCTCTTTGATGGCATAGGTGCAACAGACTGATGAACAATAGCTTTTTCCAGACTGTGTATCCCTTGACCCAACACATTGTATAAATGCAATCCTTTTAGGTGGCTTACCATCTGATAATCTCTGAATATGGCCGCCAAACGGACCTGATGCTGAAAGTATTCTTTCAAATTCTATTGAGGTAACAACATTCTTATACCTTCCGTACCCATATTCACTCTTCTTTTTTGCATCAAATTCATCAAACCCAGGAGCAAGGATAATTGAGCCAACATTTAAGTTCAGAGTCTCCTCAGTCATAATATGATCAATTGCCTCTGCTTTACAAGCATCGACACAGAGGTAACAAGAGGCACAAATACCACATTCCATACATCGTTTTGCTTCTTCTACAGCCTGTTCTAAAGTGAAGCCAAACTCAATTTCAGACCAAGAATTTTTTCGAGCCTCTGGGACCAATATTTTTGGCTTTTGACGAAGTATTTTTTTAAATTCCTTTTCAGGTGCTTTAGCAATCTTTATTTCAGGCTTTTCACGTCCTGTTCTTAAGTTATCACCACTCAAAAATCTGTCAATAGAGATTGCTGCCTCGTTTCCATCAGCGACTGCCTCAATAATTGATGCAGGCCCTCTAACAATATCACCACCAGCAAATATACCTGGGACATTAGTCTCTAAGGTTAAGGGGTCCACCTTTAATGTCTTCCAAGGAGTCCACTCCAATTTTTCAAACCCAGAAGGGTTAGGTTCCTGCCCAATTGCTATAATAACTGTATCACCATTAATTGTTATTGGCTTACTTTCTTTTTTAAACTGCGGATTAAATTTTCCATCTTTATCATAAACCGAAATACACTCAATAGTTTCAAGTCCATAAATTTTACCCTCTTTTGCAACAATACTTTTAGGTCCCAATGAATGGTGGATTATCACACCTTCCTCCTCTGCTTCTATGATTTCCCACTCATGAGCAGGCATTCGGTCTTTTGATGTTAAATCCCTTGTCTCAAGGCAGACCATGTGAATCTCTTCAGCACCCAAACGGAGGGCAGTGCGAGCACAATCTATTGCTACATTGCCACCCCCAATGACAATAACTTGCTTACCAAAATTTTTGATATTTCTACTAGATTTAGCGGCTTTTAAAAATGGGATACCGTAGTGTACACCTTTATTTTCTATGCCTTCAATCTTTAACTTCTTCGCATTCTGAGCGCCAATTGCTATGAATATCGCTTTATATCCGTCATTCTTTAAATCTTTTAAGTCCTTATCCTTTCCAAAAGTTACCCCTCCTTTAAATTCAACACCAAAGTCGAGCAATCTTTTTATATCATAAAGTGCAATCTCATTTGGCAAGCGGTATTCTGGAATACAAGAAGTCATCATCCCACCCGGGATAGTAGAAGAGTCTAATACTGTCACTGGATAACCCATTTTTAATAACTTATAAGCACAGGTAAGACCTGATGGACCTGCCCCAATTATAGCAATTTTCTCTTGATGTGTTATCTCTGCCTTCTTAACTGGCTCATCACTATTATTTCTTGCCCAATCAGCTACAAATCTTTTCAGCCGCATTATAGAAACAGGTTCGTCTATATCTTTTCTATTACAATTTTCTTCACATGGATGATGACAGACTCGCCCACATATTGATGGGAATGGAAGAATACCACGGATATACTCAATTGCTTCCTTAAATTTGTTATGTGCAATAAAAGAAGAATATGCCTGCCCAGATAACCCAGCCGGACAAGCATCCTTACATGGCGGAATACCTGTTTTATCAATCTTAAATGCATTAGGAACCGCCTGTGGATAGGGGCGGTAAATTGCATTCCTTTCAGAAAGGAGTTCATCAAATTCATTTGGTAAATAGATTGGACAGACCTTAGCACAGTCACCACAGCCAGTACATTTAGCTTCATCTATATAGCGTGGCTCTTTTTTTACTGTTACAATAAAGTTACCAGCTTCACCAGATAAGCTTTCAATTTCAGCATTAGTAATTATCTTGATGTTTGGGTGACGAGCAACACTTACCAGTTTAGGTGCCAAAATACACATTGAGCAGTCATTTGTAGGAAAAGTTTTATCCAATTGTGCCATCACACCACCAATACTTGGACTCTTCTCCAGTAAATAAACCTTGAACCCCGAATCTGCCAAATCCAAACTTGCCTGAATACCACCAATACCACCACCAACCACAAAGACGGCACCTACCTTAGAGTTTATTGAGTTCTTTGAGTTCATTGAGTTTAGTTTTTATATTTTTTTGCTTTGTTGAATAAATATTTTTGGCACCTTTGATTTTCAACCTCTAACTTGGTTTTAGACAATTTTGACCTTGTCATTCTGAACAAAGTGAAGAATCTCATAAATCGGTGTCAATCAAGGTGTTGCAAGTTTTGTAAAGCGAATTATTCAACAAAGCATATTTTTGTTGACTTTTTTTCATATAATGTATAATATTCTAGATAAGGAGGTGAAAATGATATCATGGAAATATTGAAAATCAATAAGAATGGAATGCTTGTTCTCCCTAAGAGTTTAATTCCTATTTTTAAACCTTCAGATGAAATAGCCTGCTTTGCTAATGGAGATACCCTCATCTTAAAGAAAGTTACTCCCCCATACTTTCAGAAATACCCGAAAGGGTAAAAGAAAAACCCATGCCATTAAGGAAGATAGTTCGTGAAATTCACTCCTACAAACGAAAAATCTAACCAAATAATTTTTTTATTACTTCTTAATTCTTGCATCTTACTTCCTGCCCTTATAAACTCTTTATCTTCTCAAGCAATGCTCTTGTGGAAACCCTATTCATTCTTAAGCCAAGCAGTTTCTCATCAATTCCTAATGATAGACCGAGGAGTTGTGGATAATAAAGTACTGGGAGTTCATATTTTTCACCAAACTTTGACTCAATCTTTCTTTGATTATCGTCATACATCACACTACAGAATGGGCATACCAATACCATTGCATCTGTAGGGGTTTGATTAATCAAACCCCTACAGGCCAACTCTTGCAATTTTGGACGTGCAATTGAGTATGCTAAATCTTCACTAATCGCAAGAATACCAGCACCACAGCACTTCAGCTTTTCACTATAATTGATAGAATTAGCACCAGTTACCCTGATAAGGTCATCCAGTGAATACGGATTCTCGGGGTCTTCAGGATTGTTGTAGATATCAGTAGGTTTTAAATAGTGGCATCCGTAGTGGGATGCAATATTAAGATTTGATAGTTTCTTTTTTACCAGTTTCTTAATTTTATCAATTCCGATATCTTCATATAGAATCCTTGCAAAGTGCTTGACCCTAATATTTCTGCGCATCCGATAATTAATACCCTGCTTCTTTAGTGTTGCGATAATTCTTACCTTCTCGTTAAAGTGTTCAGTTAGATGCTTATTCGCTTCAGTAAGCGAGCTTGTACAAGCGCTACACAATGTGCAGATATCCAGCCCCTTATCTTCGGCAGTTAGCAGATTACAAGCTGCCATTAGAAGAAATGTCTCGTAGTGGACTGATTTTATTGGAAAACCACAACATTCAAAACCATCTAAGTCAACAAGCTCAATACCCAAAATATTAGCAACTGCCCTTGTTGCCATTTCGTAATTTCTGCCTCTACCTAAGACAGTGCAGCCAGAATATAGTGCGTATTTCATATAAGCGAATTACACTAATGATAGCAAATTTAACGAATACTATTCGACTTATTCGCTGTCATTTGTTCAATTTGTTTCCTACGTTTTTTCTTTGTAAAATAATTTTATCAAGTCCGGTCATCTCCACAATTTTTCTTGTAACCCCCTTTGTTTTCTCTATTTTAGGTAGTCCAAGTGCTATCCTCTTATTATTATCGAATTCATCAATCTCATATAATCTGCCGAATTGTTTAATGATATTTATCTGCTGGCTAAATGCCTGATGGATAAGCCCTTCTTTAACCGCAATATTCTTGACAGCATTCATCACCTCAGTAAATTGTACACCCTGTGGGCATCGCTCAGTGCAGGCATAGCAACTGGAACAGAACCAGATAAAATCGTTATTCAATACCCTATCCTTCATCCCTAAAAGGATCATCCGAATAATCTTACGTGGATTATACCTCTCATCAATCTCCCTTATTGGACAGCTGGCAGTACAAATCCCGCATGCAAAACAGAGTTTTATATTTTCACCACCCGTCTCCTGTGCTACTTCGTATTTGAATTTTGGTAAAAGTTCTGATGTATCCATTGTGTAAAAACGAATAACACGAATGATACCGAATTTATCGAATTATCTAAACATAAGGTGCTTTTCAATCTTTTTCAGTAGTGTCTCCGTCTCCACCGGTTTATCAATGTAGTCATCAGCAAGATGGTCAATAGCAATGTCAACTCCATATTCAGGTCTTGAGAACTGCTGTCCTATTGCAGTCAGTATTATGATAGGAATGGGACGAGTCCGATAATTCTCCCTTAATTCATAACAGGTCGTATAACCATCCTTTCCTGGCATAATTACATCAAGTAGGATTAAATCAGGGTTTTCATACCTTGCCTTGGCAATCCCCTCATCTCCATCTTTTGCCGCTATCACCTCATATTGATTAGCAGTTAAGATTTGCCGCGTAGCCTCAACAAAATCGGGGTCATCATCAATTAGTAATATTTTGGGCAGTTTTCTTTTCTCCTTTGGGACTGGTTTTGCGGCAGTTAAAAGGAAATTTACTTTTTCAAGAAGAGCTTGAGGATTACTGGTTTCTCAAGGAAAGCATCCGCTTTATGCTGTATTCCTATATGCTCTGCATAACTACCAGGTTTAGCTCCAATAGCTGTCAAAAGAATAATTGGTATTACAGAATATTTAGGGTCCTCTTTCAATTCAAGGCAAACCGAGTAACCATTTATGTCGGGTAGCATCACATCAAGAATTATTATATCTGGGGCATCAATTTTTGCCTTATTCAACCCTGTCTTTCCATCTTGTGCAATAATAACATCGTAACCCGCCTGCTCAATAATTGTCTTGCTTGCAGCACAAAAATCTGTGTCATCATCAACAAGTAAGATTTTTGTTTTTTTCATTTTCCCCTCCTGTAAGGGTTTGATTAATCAAATCCTTACTTTTTATCGTTTCAAAATTCTCATCTTTGCGGGCGCGAGGTAACCTCACCTTGATTTTTTATGAAACCGCAGATACACACAGATAAACGTAAATAATTAAAATTCATTTAATCTGCGTCTATTAGCGTTCATCCCGCCCCTTTGTGAAGGGGCGGAATTCATCTGCGGTTACACATACCTACATTATCTTCGGTAAATAAACACTAAATCTGCTCCCCTGATTCAACTTACTTTTTATCTCTAATCTTCCATCATGAATGTCCAATATCTTCTTTACAATTGCCAGACCAAGCCCAGAACCTGCTGCTACCCCTTCCCTTTTTATCCGATAAAACTCCTCTCCAATATGAGCAATCTCCTGTTCAGGGATACCGATACCAGTATCACTAACATCAATCACCCAGAAATTACCCTCTTCTCTTGACTCAACAATAACACTGCCGCCTTCACGATTATATTTAATCCCATTACTTATAAGGTTTGTAAAAACTTCTTTAATCATCCCTTTATTACCGTTGACTACAATATTATTGGCTATGGACTTTACCTTAAGACTTATATTCTTTTCCTTAGCAATAGGGTTAACTAAATCAACAACTTCATTAACAACCGAAGAAATAACTAACTCCTTAAATCCTTCTTTCAGTTTTAATTCCTCAACCCTTGAAAGCTTAAGCCATCGCTCAATGAGCGAGAGAAGTTCATTCAAGCGTATCTTCATTCTATTAATAATTTTCGACTGTTCCTCAGAAACTCTACCCGCTACACCACCGGATAGGACTTCCAAATATTGCATCACTGCAACTATTGGCGTCCTCAACTCGTGTGAAACCAGCGAAATAAAATTCTGTCTCATCCTCTCCTTTTCCTCTTTTAATCGCTTGGCTTCAAGTGAACTCCTTCTCTTTTCCAGTGCCCTTCTGATTACAATTCTTAACTCCTCTGGTGTAAAAGGTTTAGGTATATAATCATATGCACCAAGTTTCATTGCCTCAACAGCTGACTCAACAGTTGCATACCCTGTAATAACAATGACAATTGTATCAGGATTAATCTCTTTTATCTTTTTAAGTACATCCATTCCACTAAGCCCTGGCATTTTGAGGTCTAAAATTACAGCATCAAACGACTCTCTCTGTAACAAGGTAATCGCAGTCTCTCCATTCTCAGCTAATTTAACACTGTATTTATGAGATAGCACTTGTTCATAAGAGTCACGGATGACACTCTCATCATCAACAATCAGTATACTTGAGTTCATTTCTTATTGATAGGTAGATTTACAGTAAATGTAGTTCCCTTTCCTAATTCGCTTACAACTTCTATGTTACCATTGTGCCGTTGAACAATCCCATAACTGACAGCTAACCCTAATCCAGTGCCTTTACCAGCTTTTTTAGTTGTAAAAAATGGGTCAAATATTTTACCTATATTCTCTCTTGATATACCACATCCTGTATCAGTAAAGCTAATTTTGACAAACAGGGAATCAGGCGATGTAGTAGTTTTAATAGTTAACTTCCCATTCTCTTTTCCACATGATCCTTCGGACATTGCCTCACCGGCATTTACGAGAATATTTGTAAACACTTGCTGTATTTGGCTTCTATCTATCATAATCATTGGGATAGAAAGATTTAGCTCTTTAAGTATTTGGATATTCATAAACAATGGCTGTTTTCCGACAAGAGATAGAACTTCCTCTATAACACTGTTTATATTTGATAGTTCTAATTTAGGCTCAGTTTGGCGTGCAAAATCCAGCAGTCCTTTCACAATATCTTTACAACGAGTAGCTTCCTTTGCTATTTTCTCTTGAGCTTGCTTTATTATTCTGTCATTGATTAAGTGGATACCAGTAAAAGTGGCAACACAGCCAGTAATTACAACTACTATCAAAAAACTTGTAATCAACTTTACTCTTAAACTAATTTTCATTGATGTAAACTGAATTCTTATCCTAATGCTTCTACTCCGGGCAATTTGATTCCTGAAAGTAATTCAAGTGATGCACCCCCTCCTGTAGATATATGGGTAATTTGGCTACTCATTTCAAATTTATTCACTGCAGCAACTGTATCACCTCCACCTATCACTGTAATACCGCCTCTCTTTGTCACTTCTGCAATCTTTTTTGCTATAGCCTTTGTTCCGTTCTCAAATCTTGTAAACTCAAACACACCCATTGGACCGTTCCAGAACACAGTATTTGCGCTACTTAAAATTTCTGTGTACTGGGTTACAGTATTTGGTCCTATATCAAGCCCTACCCAGCCATCTGGAATCGTCTGTGCAGCTACTACTTTCTTCTCTGCCTCCTTATCAAATTTAGCTGCACATACAACATCTGAAGGTAGTAGCAGTTTATGTTTCCATTTATCAACAATTTCTTTTGCTAAAGTAAGTTTATCCTCCTCTAAAATAGAACTACCTACCCCATAGCCCATGGATTTAAAGAAAGTAAAAGCCATCCCTCCACCTAATAATAGCTTGTCCACAACTGGTAACAGGTTATTTATCACATCTATTTTACCAGAAATTTTTGCACCCCCAAGTAATGCAATAAATGGTTTTCTCGGTGACTTAAGTAGCCCACCAAGATATTTTAATTCCTTTTCCATAAGGAAGCCCGGTACCTTTATATCAAAATAGTGAGTTACCGCTTCAACTGATGCATGTGCTCTATGAGCTGCACCAAATGCATCGTTCACATATACATCACCTAACTTTGCTAATTCTTTTCCATATTTTGAATCGTTTGCCTCTTCCTCTGGATGAAATCTTGTATTTTCAAGTAGCATGACATCGCCATCCTGCATAGTATGTGTAGCTTTTTCATTTTCTTTCCCAATACAACAGGGCATAAATTTAACAGGTTTACCCAAAAGTTTTGAAAGCTGTTCTGCAACTGGCTTAAGAGACATAGATTCAACTCTTTTACCCTTCGGGCGGCCGAGATGCGACATTATTATAAGTTTGCTTCCTTTATTCAGAATATACTGTATCGTAGGAATAACAGCCCTGATGCGGGTATCGTCAGTTATCTCACCTGCCTCAATTGGGACATTAAAATCTACTCTCATCAACACACGCTTACCTTTTAGCTCAATATCCCTTAATGACCTCATAATCCCCTCCTATGTAACTTAACACAAAAAACTTTGTGAGATTGCTTCATCCTGACAAGGTCAGGACTCGCAATGACAAAGAAACTCCTACACAATTTAATACACAAATTTACTTTTAGACTTTTAGACTCTTACCCATATACTTTATAAGGTCTACTACTCTTGCAGCGTAACCGTATTCGTTGTCATACCAAGCTAACACCTTAACAAGGTTGCCGATAACCATAGTCTCAAGTGAATCAAATATTGCAGAATAAGAGTTACCTATGAAATCACAGGATACAAGTGGTGCATCTAAATACTGGATGTATTTTTTCATTACCCCACTTGCTGCCTCTTTAAATACTTTATTCACATCATTTACTGATGTACTTCTCTTAACCCGACAAACAAGGTCAACAAGTGATGCATCAATAGTAGGGACCCTAACTGCTATTCCATCAAGTTTACCCTTAAGTTCTGGTATGACAAGTCCGAGTGCCTTTGCAGCTCCTGTTGTAGTAGGTATCATTGAGACTGCAGCTGCCCTTGCTCGTCTCAAATCCTTATGAGGGGCATCAAGTAGTCTCTGGTCCATAGTGTATGCATGGATTGTAGTCATAAACCCGGACTCAATCCCAAAGCTCTCATTTAACACCTTTGCAATAGGGGCAAGGCAATTTGTAGTGCAGGAGGCATTAGATACTATATGATGCTTACTGGGGTCATAAGTATCCTCATTAACACCCATAACAATAGTGCAGTCTACTTCACCCTTAGCAGGTGCTGTTATTATTACTTTTTTAGCCCCTGCTTTTATATGGCCATAAACTTTATCTTTTGACCTGAAAACACCAGTTGACTCAATAACAATCTCAACTCCCAAATCCTTCCAAGGCAACTCTTCTGGTGTCTTTATAGCAAATACTTTATGCTCTTTTCCGTTGACTACAATTTTATTCCCGACACCTGTTGGGACTGATACTTCAGCATCTAAAATCCCGTAAGTTGAATCGTATTTGAGCAAGTGCGCCAGAGTAGCTGCGTCAGTAATATCGTTAAGCGCAACAATTTCTATATCAGTGTCATCTCCACAGGATCCTTTGGACATAGCTGCTCTATAAACAAGCCTACCAATCCTACCAAACCCATTAATCCCTATTCTCATAATTCACCCCCTTATGACAAAAATCAAATATCATTAATTTACTGAAGTATATTAAGAACTAATTGTAAAGTCAAGGATAAAAAATATTTGAGTTATAAAAATCTTGACAAAATTAGTAGTTAGTGTATTTTTACTATAATATATAATAGGTTTGAAAAATGGCTATATTACTTTTATCAATATTTTTGCCATTTGCACTCGGTATTGTGTGTTTTACTCTCCCTAAGAGGGTAAAATGGGTAGGGTTTTCAGACTTTTGTTTAATTTTAGGTATCATTTTATTATGGAGGGAGGCTCGAACATTTAGCATGACTGAAATCTACAAGCTCCCTTTGACAAGTGGACCAGTAGTTTCGGCATTTATATAATAATAATGATAGGTGCAATTGCAAAGGCTGGTTCTATGCCATTTCATACTTGGATAAGAGATGCAGCATACAAGGCACCACCACCAGTAATGGCACTTTTACCTGCTTCACTTGATAAGTTACTCGGAATATATCTACTTACCAGAATCTATCTTGACTTTTTTAAATTTGTTCCAAATTCAGGTCTTTCTATCTTTTCATTAGCTATTGGCTCTTTATTTGCTATATTTAGTAAGTGGAGGTAATAAGAAAATGAAAAAATGTCCATTTCTTGAAGAAGTGATTGTCAGATATTGTAAAGCTTACCCAATAAAGAAGTTAATTCCTCCAAGCACTTCAGATACAAATAGTATATGTTTGAATAATGGTTATGTTAAATGTTCTAAGTACCGAGATGTTGCTAAAGTAAAATCAAGGGGGTGAGTAAAATGAGTAATGAAGAAAATATAAAAGTAATGAAAGAAACTCCTGGCAAGGAGCGTCTGTGTGTATGGGCGAAGATGGGTGTAATTTCTCATCGGCTTTGCACTCTCAATTACGATTGCAATAAATGTGAATTTAATCAATCTCTTATGGATTCCAGTGGTAAATATGCGGAAGCACCAGAAATGTTTGATATCATTCATCGGTTAAGAAATCTACCAGCAACAGAAAGGAAATGTAGGTATATGTTGATGGGTGAGGTCTCGTATAAACTATGCCCAAATAACTACCTATGTGGCACATGTGAATATGACCAAAGAATGCAAGATGCTATTTATGGGCATCCAGCAGTTTTAGCTCGTAGGGCGAGAGTAGACCAGATAAAAGTGAAAGGCTTCTTAATTTTGCGCTCCCTATATTTTTACAACAAACATACATGGGTTAGAATAATAGATGAAAATACTGTAAGAGTAGGGTTAGATGACTTTGCCCAAAGATTATTAGGAAAGATAGAAGAAATAGACTTTCTTAGTAAGAAAGAATTGCGGCAAGGCGAAATCGGGTGGCAAGTTAGGACCAAAATTGGAGACGCTCAACTACTTTCTCCTATTAATGGAATAGTAAGTAAAATTAACGCTGACCTTTCTAATGTAGAGACACGCCAT
Encoded here:
- a CDS encoding FAD-dependent oxidoreductase, translating into MNSKNSINSKVGAVFVVGGGIGGIQASLDLADSGFKVYLLEKSPSIGGVMAQLDKTFPTNDCSMCILAPKLVSVARHPNIKIITNAEIESLSGEAGNFIVTVKKEPRYIDEAKCTGCGDCAKVCPIYLPNEFDELLSERNAIYRPYPQAVPNAFKIDKTGIPPCKDACPAGLSGQAYSSFIAHNKFKEAIEYIRGILPFPSICGRVCHHPCEENCNRKDIDEPVSIMRLKRFVADWARNNSDEPVKKAEITHQEKIAIIGAGPSGLTCAYKLLKMGYPVTVLDSSTIPGGMMTSCIPEYRLPNEIALYDIKRLLDFGVEFKGGVTFGKDKDLKDLKNDGYKAIFIAIGAQNAKKLKIEGIENKGVHYGIPFLKAAKSSRNIKNFGKQVIVIGGGNVAIDCARTALRLGAEEIHMVCLETRDLTSKDRMPAHEWEIIEAEEEGVIIHHSLGPKSIVAKEGKIYGLETIECISVYDKDGKFNPQFKKESKPITINGDTVIIAIGQEPNPSGFEKLEWTPWKTLKVDPLTLETNVPGIFAGGDIVRGPASIIEAVADGNEAAISIDRFLSGDNLRTGREKPEIKIAKAPEKEFKKILRQKPKILVPEARKNSWSEIEFGFTLEQAVEEAKRCMECGICASCYLCVDACKAEAIDHIMTEETLNLNVGSIILAPGFDEFDAKKKSEYGYGRYKNVVTSIEFERILSASGPFGGHIQRLSDGKPPKRIAFIQCVGSRDTQSGKSYCSSVCCTYAIKEAIIAKEHSSQNPVEKNGLETTIFFMDIRTFGKGFESYYERAKNEYGVKFIRAGVSRIDEDSNTKNLMVHYESEAGEIRNEEFSLVVLSVGLLPKAGMAQLAKRLRVTLNEYGFCRTSEFMPVDTIQDGIYVCGTSAGPKDIPETVTQASAAAVKAMCLLTEARNTLITKKEYPPELDVLGQEPRIGAFICHCGINIGGYVDVPSVVEYAKTLPNVVYAEDNLYTCSQDTQKRIVELIKEHKLNRVIVASCTPRTHEPLFRDTIREAGLNPYLFEMANIRDQCSWIHMKEPKEATEKAKDLVRMAVAKARLIAPLKQVEIDVTQKALVIGGGIAGMISSISLAEQGFEVFMVEKENELGGNLRHTYYTIEGRDVQNFLIRTIEKVKTNRLIKVFNEAKIESISGYIGNYETEVILKDGTMEKFKHGVVIVATGAQEYQPTEYLYGQDKRVITQKELEGLLEEAKNQKQEIRNKTQDKNLSSVICNLSSVVMIQCVGSRDDSHQYCSRICCSQAVKNSLRLLEINPDASIYVLYRDVRTYGLKEDFYRKAREAGVVFIRYDDESKPELRRANGKLMISVFEPILNEKLEIVPDLVVLSNGVEPEKENEKLAKLLKVPLNSEGFFLEAHVKLRPVDFATEGIFVAGMAHSPKCIDETINQAEAAAARASTIIANKKYSAEAAISQVNEELCAGCGVCSGLCPYEAIEMVVKEGKRSSKVNEALCKGCGSCASACPSGAMQQQGFRSEQLSAMVIASVSEAI
- a CDS encoding CoB--CoM heterodisulfide reductase iron-sulfur subunit B family protein, yielding MKYALYSGCTVLGRGRNYEMATRAVANILGIELVDLDGFECCGFPIKSVHYETFLLMAACNLLTAEDKGLDICTLCSACTSSLTEANKHLTEHFNEKVRIIATLKKQGINYRMRRNIRVKHFARILYEDIGIDKIKKLVKKKLSNLNIASHYGCHYLKPTDIYNNPEDPENPYSLDDLIRVTGANSINYSEKLKCCGAGILAISEDLAYSIARPKLQELACRGLINQTPTDAMVLVCPFCSVMYDDNQRKIESKFGEKYELPVLYYPQLLGLSLGIDEKLLGLRMNRVSTRALLEKIKSL
- a CDS encoding 4Fe-4S dicluster domain-containing protein, with product MDTSELLPKFKYEVAQETGGENIKLCFACGICTASCPIREIDERYNPRKIIRMILLGMKDRVLNNDFIWFCSSCYACTERCPQGVQFTEVMNAVKNIAVKEGLIHQAFSQQINIIKQFGRLYEIDEFDNNKRIALGLPKIEKTKGVTRKIVEMTGLDKIILQRKNVGNKLNK
- a CDS encoding response regulator, with protein sequence MDDDPDFVEATRQILTANQYEVIAAKDGDEGIAKARYENPDLILLDVIMPGKDGYTTCYELRENYRTRPIPIIILTAIGQQFSRPEYGVDIAIDHLADDYIDKPVETETLLKKIEKHLMFR
- a CDS encoding response regulator, with the protein product MKKTKILLVDDDTDFCAASKTIIEQAGYDVIIAQDGKTGLNKAKIDAPDIIILDVMLPDINGYSVCLELKEDPKYSVIPIILLTAIGAKPGSYAEHIGIQHKADAFLEKPVILKLFLKK
- a CDS encoding response regulator yields the protein MNSSILIVDDESVIRDSYEQVLSHKYSVKLAENGETAITLLQRESFDAVILDLKMPGLSGMDVLKKIKEINPDTIVIVITGYATVESAVEAMKLGAYDYIPKPFTPEELRIVIRRALEKRRSSLEAKRLKEEKERMRQNFISLVSHELRTPIVAVMQYLEVLSGGVAGRVSEEQSKIINRMKIRLNELLSLIERWLKLSRVEELKLKEGFKELVISSVVNEVVDLVNPIAKEKNISLKVKSIANNIVVNGNKGMIKEVFTNLISNGIKYNREGGSVIVESREEGNFWVIDVSDTGIGIPEQEIAHIGEEFYRIKREGVAAGSGLGLAIVKKILDIHDGRLEIKSKLNQGSRFSVYLPKIM
- a CDS encoding ATP-binding protein, giving the protein MKISLRVKLITSFLIVVVITGCVATFTGIHLINDRIIKQAQEKIAKEATRCKDIVKGLLDFARQTEPKLELSNINSVIEEVLSLVGKQPLFMNIQILKELNLSIPMIMIDRSQIQQVFTNILVNAGEAMSEGSCGKENGKLTIKTTTSPDSLFVKISFTDTGCGISRENIGKIFDPFFTTKKAGKGTGLGLAVSYGIVQRHNGNIEVVSELGKGTTFTVNLPINKK